The Streptococcus pantholopis genome has a segment encoding these proteins:
- the gorA gene encoding glutathione-disulfide reductase — translation MVKAYDYIVIGGGSGGIASANRAAMHGAKVLLIEAKDIGGTCVNRGCVPKKVMWYGAQVAETLHHYAADYGFSLSDTAFDFATLKKNRQAYIDRIHGSYERGFDQTGVERLYEYATFVDSHTVTAGGESYTAPHILIATGGHALIPDIPGSQYGITSDGFFELEAVPKRTAIVGAGYIAVELAGVLHALGSQTHLFVRKDRPLRKFDREIVDVLVEEMTETGLEFHPFSIPKEVIKNADGSLTLFLENGQTYEVDTLIWAIGRQANVTSFNLEVTGVELNDHGFIATDAYENTSVEGIYALGDVNGKLELTPVAIAAGRRLSERLFNNKPDEKLDYTNVPTVIFSHPPMGSVGLSEEAAVAQFGKDNIKTYTSSFVSMYTAITSRRERCKMKLVCQGADEKIVGLHGIGYGVDEMIQGFAVALKMGARKADFDSTVAIHPTGAEEFVTMR, via the coding sequence TGTGTAAATCGCGGCTGTGTTCCTAAAAAGGTGATGTGGTATGGAGCTCAGGTTGCTGAAACTCTTCACCATTATGCGGCAGATTATGGTTTTTCTTTGTCAGATACTGCCTTTGATTTCGCAACTCTCAAGAAAAATCGTCAGGCCTATATTGATCGGATTCATGGCTCATATGAGCGGGGATTTGATCAGACGGGAGTAGAACGGTTATATGAGTATGCTACTTTTGTCGACAGTCATACTGTTACTGCCGGGGGCGAAAGCTATACCGCTCCGCATATTTTAATTGCTACAGGCGGGCATGCTCTTATCCCCGATATTCCGGGCAGCCAATACGGTATTACTTCAGACGGCTTTTTTGAACTGGAAGCTGTCCCTAAACGGACGGCAATTGTAGGAGCTGGTTATATTGCTGTTGAGTTAGCCGGGGTTCTTCATGCGCTGGGCAGTCAGACCCATCTTTTTGTCCGTAAGGACCGTCCTTTACGGAAGTTTGACCGAGAAATTGTCGATGTTCTTGTAGAAGAAATGACAGAGACAGGGCTGGAGTTTCATCCTTTTTCGATTCCTAAGGAGGTTATCAAAAATGCTGATGGCAGCCTGACCTTGTTCTTGGAAAACGGTCAAACATATGAGGTGGATACGCTGATTTGGGCTATCGGCCGTCAGGCAAATGTGACTAGTTTTAATCTGGAAGTTACCGGAGTTGAGCTTAATGACCATGGTTTTATTGCGACAGATGCTTATGAAAATACCAGTGTTGAGGGCATCTATGCATTAGGCGATGTCAATGGCAAATTAGAGCTGACACCAGTTGCAATAGCAGCGGGCCGTCGTTTGTCAGAGCGTCTTTTTAACAATAAACCTGATGAAAAACTGGATTATACCAATGTTCCAACTGTCATTTTCAGCCACCCTCCGATGGGCTCAGTCGGCCTAAGTGAAGAAGCGGCTGTTGCTCAATTCGGTAAGGATAATATTAAAACCTACACTTCCAGCTTTGTTTCAATGTATACCGCTATTACCAGCCGTCGGGAACGATGCAAGATGAAGCTGGTTTGTCAGGGAGCAGATGAAAAGATTGTCGGCCTTCATGGTATCGGCTATGGTGTGGATGAGATGATTCAAGGTTTTGCTGTAGCCCTTAAAATGGGTGCCAGAAAGGCTGATTTTGATAGTACTGTAGCTATTCATCCGACCGGGGCAGAAGAATTTGTCACAATGCGCTAA